CGGAACAGGCTTCCTCTTTTTCAACTAGTCGGCGTTCACGAATGCCGGTTCGCTCCACAATCCATGAATCAGACGTATCCACCATTTTTTCGAGGTCCGCATTCGTCAGAATACGGGCAGGAACGTATGAACCCGTCCCAAGAATTTGGCTATTCATGACTGTGCTATTGGTGAATTTTCCGGTGTGGAAACCTTCAGACCTTCTGCTATATCGGCACGTAGCTGCTCGACGAACCCGCCATCAGCTAGTTTGTGAGCTCGGCATATCGCATTTTTAATCGCTTTGGCCGATGAACGTCCATGACAAATCATGCTGATCCCGTTTACTCCGAGTAACGGCGCTCCGCCAAATTCCGCATAGTCAGTCCTCCGACGCAATCGAAGCAATGGACCGGCGATAAACAGATAGGTCATGCGTCCAAGACGCGATTGAGCGATTTCTTTCATCAACATTTTCTTAATGGCGTCAGCAAGACCCTCAGAAATCTTCAAAGCCACGTTTCCCAGAAACCCGTCACACACGATCACATCGGCATTGCCGCTATAGACGTCACGCCCTTCAATGTTACCGATGAAATTAATCGGACTGTTTTTCAACAGACGGAATGCTTCTTTTGTGACTTCGTTGCCCTTGGTATCCTCTTCTCCAATGCTTAAGATTCCGACTCTCGGCTTCTCCAAGTCCAATACATACTTCCCATACTCATTCCCCATTATCCCAAACTGATACAACTGTTCAGCCGTGCAGTCTACCGTCGCACCGACATCTAACATCACTGCATTTCCTTGACGTGTTGGAAGACTCGCCGCGATAGCCGGACGTTCCACACCTGGAATTTTACTCAGCAAAAACACCGCTGACACCATCGTCGCACCGGTATTACCAGCACTTACGACGGCTTGGGCTTCACCCATTTTCACGAGGTTAGTCGCGACCCAGATTGAAGAATCTCGTTTTTTCCGTGCAATAGAGGCGGGAAGTTCATGCATGCCGACTGCTTGTGATGCATGACAGACTTCTAACGAAGATTTCCTCCCCTTGATGGTATCAAGATGAGCGTGAATCTTCTCCTGGTCTCCAACCAAAATGATTTGGTCACCAAGCTCTTTGGCGGCTTGTATCGCACCATCAACGAGTGGGGCTAATCCGTGGTCTCCCCCCATCGCGTCGAGTGCAATTTTCATAGTCCTTGTGAAATTCGGTGGGTCACAAGATGGGAAGATCTACGTCTTATCCCTCTTCCACTGCAATGATGGCCATTCCCTTGTATGTTCCGCAATTCAAGCATGTCGTATGGGGCAGCTTTGGTTCATGGCATTGTGGGCAGAGAGAAAGATTCGGGGGTGTCAGCTTAATTTGACCTCGCCGCTTATCACGGCGAGCACGTGAGATTTTATGTTTGGGATTCGCCATTGGACATGTACCTTCCTATCTGAGGGAGTGGTCGCTCTGTACTAAACAGCCATTCTACTTGCACGTATTAAAGAGTTTCTTTGAATTGCCGTAAGGCCGTCATCATGGGGGAAAACTGTACAACCTCATCGCAGGTACATGATGCATGATTGCGGTTTATACCACAACGTTCGCATAATCCTCGACATTCAGGCTGACAAATTTTTTGAATTGGGGTATTCAGTATACACTGTTCACGTAACATTTCACATAATGTAATGTGATGGTCACGATACGTATACACATCGTCGAGATGTTCAAGCCCAATATCCACTAATTCTTCATCGAGTGCGTTCACGTCCACGTTCGGTTCCGACGCGATGGAGGCGTCCTGGAAAATCCCTACACAAGGGAGAACGATTTGGTCTTCATATTCACTTAAACATCGTACGCATTGACGTATCATCGTCCCCGACAATGTACCCTTTACACCGATCCCATCAGTCCCCTTCTGCACGTCGCAATCTACATGCAAGGCATCGAGTATACGTCCTTCATCCGCGGTTAGTTCGAGATCTTCCTGAGTGACATCACAGGATAAATGAAAACCGTCTTCAGGAACATCCTGAACCCGAAATTTTAAGGAATTCGGTGTAGGCGCGAGATGTTTTTTAGCCATCATCACGACTCCCAACGTCTAACTCCCCGACAGAGGTATGAGTCTACTATCATCGAGGAGCGAGGCCTCTATCGTTCTTCAGCGAACGAAAGCAACGCAATCTGCCTCGCTCGCTTGATCGCAACCGTTAAACGCCGCTGGTGTCGCAAGCAATTTCCAGACGTTCGTCGTGGAATAATACGACCACGCTCTGTTAAGAAATTTCTAAGTAACCCTACGTCCTTGTAATCCAGCGGGGTGCTATCGTGGCAAAATCGACAGAGGCGTCGTCGTTGAAATAATCGTCCACGTTCCACTAATAGATTCTCCTCATTTAGTCTCTAGGAATAATATTCCGATTCGTACGAATGATGGTCTTCTCCAGGATCCGTCTCTCCAACCCCTTGCTGTGGACTACGTTTTGGCAAGAATGTGACATTTTGAGCCACGATTTCATGCTTGCTACGCTTTTGCCCATCTTCGGTTTCCCAACGACGTTGTTGAAGGCGTCCATCCACGATCGCCCCATCGCCCTTGCTCAAATATTGGCCGCAATGTTCGGCCTGACGTCCAAAAACAACGACGTCAATATAACAAACTTCTTCCTTAGGTTCGTCGGCCTGACGATAACGCCGATTGACCGCTAAAGGAAAATTGACGACTGGCGTCCCACTAGGGGTATATCGCAACTCGGGATTTCTCGTAAGATTCCCAATAAGAATGACCTTATTGAACCCGACCATCTGCTGATCCCGCTCCTACTTCGGCCTTCTCAACTTTTTCGCCCGCTGATTTCAACAACTCTGGTTGAATTTCCACTGTCAAGAATTTCATAATTCCATCTTCCATACGATGGAAACGCTCTAATTCATTAACGGCATTACCTTTTCCCTGAAATTGTATGATTAGATAGGTTCCTCGTCGTTCATGCTGAACATCATAAGCCAATTTCTTTTTCCCTTCATTGATCACATGAAGGACGGAAGCTTCAGCTCGTACAATGGTTTCAGAAATTTTTTCGATTAATTTCGAAACGTCGTCATCAGGCAGTGACGGAGAAAGAATACAGACTGACTCATAAATCTTCATAAAGTAATCCTCAACCGAATCGCTTAGATAGTTTCGTCAAGTTGGAAGGACAAGAAATGGACGGTATCACAGGTAAAAAGAAAGTGTCAAACCAATAAGTTATGGAGATTTTCTCCCTGACACTTTCACGCCCCTCGAGTCACAGGGTTATCTCAGGCAATGTCCCCTGGATTCCGCCGAGTATGAAACTGATTCATAGCTTGCTCAACGCCGTCACGAGCGAGCGTCTCCAGAGCATCGGCCGTTCGTTCGAAAATTTTGGGCAACTCCGAGCATTCCGCGGAAGAAAATGGAGTAAGCACATAATCCACCACCTCAACGCCAGTAGGAGGGCGGTCGATACCAATTTTCAAACGGCTAAACTCATCGGTTTCTAAGCCTGACAAAAGAGACCGTATGCCATTATGACCTCCAGCCCCGCCTCGCGTCTTAAAGCGCAATGTCCCAAAAGGTAAATCCAAATCGTCATACACAATAACCAGCTCGCGGGTCTCGAGAGCGGCATGACGAACCAGTTCCCCAACGACTACGCCCATTTGGTTCATCCATGTTTGAGGCAAGATAAGATGAACGGGTTTGCCACCGATTATCCCCATTCCCTGATAGGCCTGAAAGCTAAGACTCAGCGAGATGTGCTGCTTTTCAGCAAGATACTCGACGGCCATTCGTCCAATATTATGACGAGTCGACGAATACCCAGGGCCTGGATTGCCAAGACCAATAATTCGGAGCAACGACTACTTTTTATCCTCCTTGCCCTTGCTCTCGCCCTTACCATCACCAGCCGCAGTGGCTTCTCCCTTATCAGCAGCTTTTGGATCAGTAGAGGCGGCCTCCGCTGTCTCCCGGGCGAGGAGCGCTTCAAGTTTCGCTTCAGACATCTTGGTGACGACATGGGTGACCATAAGCTCTACATCATCCATGACTTTTACACCCTCTGGAACCACAAGATCTTTTACGTATACCGCTTCCCCGATTTGCAAGTTTTCTGCGTCCACTTCGATATGATCCGGCAGCTGGGCTGGCAGACATTCGATATGAAGCTCCCGAAGCACATTTTGCAGCACACCACCTTCTTTGACGCCAATCGGCGTCGCCCCGACCGTCGTGACCGGAACTTTTACGCGAAGTGGTTTGTCCATCGACACTTCAAAAAGATCAACATGCAGAAGCGTTCCGGCTACAGGATCAATTTGATAATCTTGCATAACAGCTACACGCTGCTCTGGCTTACCATCTCCCGTGAGATGGACGGTTATGAGACCCGTGTGGCCAGCCTGCGAGAGGATCACGTGCCTGGCGTCTTTCGGGTCCATCGAAATCAATAAAGACGTGCCTCCTCCATATAACACAGCAGGAATTTTCCCATTACGACGTAACTCACGTGCTGGCCCTTTACCAAACTTTTCTCGCCTTTCGACGGTCACCTCAAATTTCATTGGCTGTCCCTCACTTTAGACTCATTCAAAATAATCAATCGTACTTCTATCTCGCGCTTTCCCTGCCCAAAGGGATTCATCCCTGCATCTGCGTTCGTATATCTAGACTCATCCTGACAAATATCAAGTTAATGGTGTTTAGACAAACAACGACGTCACAGATTCTTCATGATGAATGCGTAATATCGCTTCTCCTAAGAGCGGAGCCACCGACAGCGCTCGAAGCTTCGAACATTGCTGATCTCGGCCGTCGAGTGGAATGGTATTCGTCACGATTATTTCACGAAGACTCGAATTCTGTAACCGTTCGAGTGCCGGCCCCGACAAGACCGCATGTGTACATCCGGCAATGGCGCTCAACGCGCCATTATCGATACAGGCCTGGGCCGTTTGAACGATCGTTCCTGCCGTATCGATCATATCGTCCAGAAGAAGGACATGCTTACCTTTTACTTCACCGATGATATTCATGACTTCAGCTTGATTGGCAGCTTCTCGCCGCTTATCGATAATCGCCAGAGCTGCATCCAGTCGCTTGGCGAATGCTCGGGCTCGTTCCACACCGCCGGCATCGGGAGAAACCACGACAACATCCTCATAACACTCTTTGCTAAAGTGCTCTAACAATACCGGCGTGGCATAGAGGTGATCGACCGGAATATTAAAGAACCCTTGAATGGGCCCGGCATGCAGGTCCATCGTTAGAATCCGCTGAGCACCGGCGACGGTGAGTAAATCGGCCATGAGCTTTGCACTGATTGGCACCCGCGGCTGATCTTTTCGGTCTTGCCGGCCATACCCATAATAAGGAATCACCGCCGTGATTCTAGAAGCCGAAGAACGTTTCACCGCATCAAGCATGATCAACAATTCCATGATTGACGTATTGACCGGAGCACAACAGGATTGAATGAGGAAGACATCGGCTCCTCGCACATTCTCTTCAATTCTGACGCGGATTTCGCCGTCACTGAAGGTGGTCACCGTCGCGTCACTCAACTCCTGGCCAACGTAGGTAGAAATTTCCTTGGCCAAAGCGGTATTCGAATTGCCGGTGAATAATTTCAGAACCTTAGACATGCTTTACCTACAGATCGTCGCGAGACTCCGTTTTAACCTTACGTACCCGCAAATTCTCCCAAACACATCGCAAAACTCTCTAAGCTAATTCCGTGTTCCCCTTGTTGTCAACTTGCCATTCGCAAAATGCTCTAGAGGAGGTCTGCCTGGGAACTTTTGTGTATTTTGATCAAAATTCACATTATTGCAAGACCTACCGAACTGGTCTTGACACAATACACGGTTATTTGAGGGTTTTCCTCTAACGTCTTCCCGGCCCGAAGTGCTCCCGCTTGGTCAGCGAAAAGACCGAAGAGCGTCGATCCGCTTCCAGATAGCAGTGCAACGTCCGCCCCTAAATCGTATAACTGTTGCTTGATCTCCGCTAATCGTGGAATCGCTGGAAACAAGGCCGTTTCAAAATCGTTTTTCATCAACGGCATGAGCTCACCAAAATCCAGAGTTTGTTCCTGCTGGACTTGTTGCAATTCAGGAGGCAATGAAGGTACGCGAGTTCTCGATTCTGCCACTCGTTGATATGCCCATCCCGTCTCAATAGGGAACCCCGGATTCACCAACAGAACCCAACGATTCCCGGTCATCGTGACGGGCTCGACGATTTCTCCCCAACCACGGATACAAGCCTGTGGTGCATAAAAAAAGAATGGCACGTCACTGCCGATCTCTCCACCAACATTAGCCATTTCCTGGCGCGACCACCCTAACCCCAAGAGCTGAACGAGTCCCAAAATCGTGGCGGCCGCATCGCTACTCCCTCCGCCCAATCCGGCCCCCATAGGGATATGCTTTTCAAGGTGAATATCGACGCCAATAACAAGATGAGCTTTCTCTAAAACCCTCGCTGCGGCTCGATAGACCAGGTTGTCTTCCCCGACAGATAAACTATCAAGCTGACAGGTTAATCGAATGCTCGTTGAAGATGGATTGCGTTGAATGGTCAGATAGTCAAAAAAGTCGACCGTATGCATGATCGACCATAATTCATGATACCCGTTCGGCAAACGTCCGAGAATTTTAAGGATAAGATTCAGTTTTGCTGGAGCGCTTACTCGTACTTCATCAAGTGCTGACGCAGTCATAACCCACTCGCAAGTGTGATCGATTTTCTCGGGTTAAATGAGCGAACCCATCGTGAAGAGTGGGAGGTACATCGCAACGACCAAGACACCGATTCCCAGACCGATGAACAGAATCACCGCAGGCTCCAACATCGAGGTAAAGATCGCCACCGTTCGATTCAACTCTTGCTCATAAAAATTGGCGATTTGCTCTAAGAGCGTATCAAGCGCACCGGTTGTCTCTCCTACGTGAATCATCTGTGTGACCATGGGCGGGAACACGTGGCTCCTAGCCAGAGGTTTCGCGATGGTTTCCCCTTCACGAATCCGTAGACGAACCTCCTTGATGGCCTCCTCGACGATTCTATTGCCTGAAACCTTCCCGGATATTAGCAAGCCATCGAGAATCGAAACCCCGCTGTTCAACAGCATTCCGAGTGTACGGGTAAATTGAACCACCGTCGAGGCCCTAACCACTCTCTGGACGAGGGGAAAGTTGAAGAGTAACTGATCAATCACATGTTTTCCTTGACTGGTATGTCCCAATCGTACGCCAACAATAATCAACGACAGTACCACCGTGCCGATGATATGAGCATACGACTGCATCCAAACGCTCACATCCAATACGAATTGAGTCAGCCACGGCAACGCATCTCCTAACTCCGCAAACATCTGATCAAACAACGGGACAACCCAGATAAGCATGAAGAGAAAGACCAAAATCGCAACTCCTAACAAAGTCGCCGGGTATGCCAAAGCTGACAACACCTTACCCTTCATGGTCGCTTGCCGCTCTATATACGTCCCGAGTCGATTCAAGATGGAATCCATCAGACCGGTAGCCTCTCCCACTTCGATCATATTGACGTAAAATTCGTTAAATACAGACGGATGTTTTTTGAGGGCTTCCGCAAACCCAACCCCTCTTTCTATTTCTTGTCGAACCCCGGCAAGGATCGGTCGAAGCGCCGAACTCTCAGAATGATGTTCGAGCATGGAAAGGCATTCAAGAAGCGGAATACCGGCTTTGAGCATCGTGGCAAGTTGTTGGGTGAACGCTAAGAGCTCTTGGCTTTTGACTCTTGGAGCACGCAACGTTTTCAGCCAATTGCCTCCATTCAGCAACCCGTTGCACTTTTCTTCAATGCGTGTAACCAGTATGTGACGCTTTCGTAAGAGAGAAACCGCTAATTTCTCGGTATCCGCGGCAACTTCACCCTGCAACACTTGTCCTCTCAAGGTTTTTCCGGTGTAGACGAATACAGCCATTTTATCTACCAACAACAGCGAAAAATACTTGAAGAACACACATGAAAATAGTGACCCGTCCCATGCGTTAACGTAACCGTACATGCGTCAGGCGAGTCGCCCCCCGCTCTCCACGATTCCGGTCCAGAATACGCATCAATTCTTCTGGCTGGGGTGTCGACGCGATGGCGACCTGAGAAGTAATCAACCCCTGCCGACAGAGATCGGCCAGCGCCTGGTTCATGGTCTGCATGCCATGTTTCGCCTGCCCTGTTTGCATTATTGAATAGATCTGATGAATCTTGTCTTCGCGAATTAAATTACGAATGGCGGGAGTAGGAATCATCACTTCCACGGCCAACACACGCCCCTTGCCCCCCGCGTTCGGGACTAATCGTTGAGAAATAATTCCCGCCAATACCATGGAAAGTTGTGCTCGAACTTCGTCATGTTGATGGGGAGGATGCGCCGCAATCAATCGATTAATGGTCTGGACGGCTGAATTCGTATGAACGGTTGCTAAGGTCAGGTGACCAGTCTCTGCGATAGTCAACGCGGAATGAATCGTGTCAAAATCTCGCAGTTCTCCAAGACAGACAACATCCGGATCTTGACGCAAGACACCTTTTAAAGCTGAAGAAAAATCTCGTGCGTCTTCGCCGATTTCTCGTTGTGTGATAAGAGCTTTCTTGGGGACGTACGAAAATTCAATGGGATCTTCAATCGTAACGATGTGGGCAGCTCGTCTTGAGTTGATCTCATCGATCATCGCGGACAGCGTCGTGCTTTTCCCACTCCCTGTCGGGCCGACGACCAGGACAAGGCCCTGGGGCCGATCGATCAACTCGGCGAGTACCGGAGGAAGCGCTAATTCCTCAAAGGAAGGAGGTTGCCGCGGAATCACCCGTAACGCCAAGGCGATAGCTCCCTGTTGCTGATAGACATGACATCGAAACCGTCCGATATGCTCCAATGTCATTGAACAATCGAGTTCTTTCACAGCAGAAAGCTCAAGCTGCTGTTGCGGAGTCAACAGTTCCTCAACCATACATTGAATCTCTTCACGCGAAAGCGGTACGTCTGAGAGGAGCTGTAAACGTCCATCCTGCCGAATACGTGGACAGCTTCCGACGGTAAGATGGAGATCAGACCCGGAGCGTTCCGTCACCGACTGACAAAATTCTTGCAAGGTCCGCATACAATCCCCACTCCTCTGCCGCTACTCATCGGCAGACGTCACAGCCAATACTTCATCAACAGTGGTCACACCGAGCTTGATCTTTTGCAGACCGCTCGCACGCAAAGAGTTGAAACTCGAACGACGTGCGCAGGCCTTGATCTCATAGACCGGCGCTCGTTGGAGAATTTTGTCGTGCAGTTCATCAGAAAAAGAGAGGATTTCAAATAACGGGATTCTCCCTTTAAATCCCGTGCCCTGACACTGCGGACAGCCGGCCCCTCTCATCGGCGTCACTTCAACGGCTGCTTCTCTGGAAAACCCTAACGTCGTCAGTTGATGGATGGAAATTGAATCGGGTTCACGACATTCTTCGCAAATTTTACGAATCAAGCGTTGGGCGATGACAAGCGATAGAGCCGATGAGACGAGAAATGGCTCGATACCCATGTCCAGTAATCGTGTCACGGCGCGTATGGCATCGGTCGTATGGAGCGTCGAAAACACGCGGTGACCGGTCAATGCGGCTTGGACCGCAATACTTGCCGTTTCACGATCACGAATTTCTCCAACCATGATCACATCGGGATCTTGCCTGAGGAATGAACGAAGACCCGCGGCGAACGATAGACCAATATCGTCCTTGGTCTGCAATTGGTTAATCCCCGGAATTTGATATTCGACGGGGTCCTCAACGGTCACGATATTCACGCCGGGAGAATTCAAAAACTGAAGTGCTGAATATAATGTCGTCGTCTTTCCGCTGCCGGTTGGGCCCGTGACCAGCACCATCCCATGTGGCACTTCCAGCGTCGTCATCACTTTCGAAAGACCAGCTGCATCAAAACCGAGTTGCGTCAGGTCCAGATTGAGGCAAGAACGGTCCAGAATCCTCAGCACCACCTTCTCTCCGTAAACACAGGGAAGAATGGACACTCGGATATCACAATCGCGAATGCCTTCACTCTTCGCTCTCATGCGACCATCCTGAGGAAGTCGCTGTTCTGCAATATTCAAACGGGACATGATTTTGATGCGAGCCACGATCGCCCGTTGCACGCTTTTGGGGAGATGCATTACCGTGCGCAACACACCATCTAGCCGGAATCGCACTCGAACAAAATCCACGTACGGTTCGATATGCACATCGCTCGCCTCGGATTGACGCGCCTGCTCAATCAGGCGATTGACCAGATGAACGACAGGTGCTCGATCTTCTCCACCATCCGATCCTCTTTCGGCCTCCTCTCCTACAGGCAAGGATGAGGTGACTTCTTCCAGACATGCCTGAAGCTCAGGGAATGAAAAGGAAGGATTCTCACTCACGCGCACATAGCCTTTGCCGGATTGAGTCTGTCGCTCTGAGGTAGAAGCTGAAGCCACTTGAGACGAACGTTGCTCCCGGACTGCTCTCCTGCGTTCATGTGGACCAGTATCCTGCTGATACAGGCGGTGAATCGCTGACAGAATATCTGACTCCATGGCCACGACCGGGACGACGTGGACCCCAACAAGAAATTTAATCTCATCGAGGACACTCGTATTGGACGGGTCCACCATCGCCAATATGAGCCGCGACTCCGTCTTCCGCACAGGAATGACCGTATACTTTTTGGCTATCTCGACAGGAATGAACCTCAAAAGCTCAGCATCGACCTGACAGGTCGATAAATCGATCGTTGACACGCCATATTGCTGACTCAAGAACTGCAATAATGTGGATTCAGACACCGCTCCCATTTCGACGAGAATACTCCCGAGTCGACTTCCACTGACCTCTTGAACCTGCAATGCCGCACGGACTTGCTCCTCAGAAATTAATCGAGCCTCTAACAATCGTTGTCCCATGCGCTCTCGTACCATGGTTGTCTCTGTTTCTAGTCCTGATAATTGAGGCTCTTGATGCCTCGATAGAGGTAATGAGTCCCCGACGCGACCGTCAGCGTCGCCATCAGCCCCAAAACAGGTTGAATGGTGTGGTCTTGGACATACCC
The genomic region above belongs to Nitrospirales bacterium and contains:
- the pth gene encoding aminoacyl-tRNA hydrolase, with protein sequence MLRIIGLGNPGPGYSSTRHNIGRMAVEYLAEKQHISLSLSFQAYQGMGIIGGKPVHLILPQTWMNQMGVVVGELVRHAALETRELVIVYDDLDLPFGTLRFKTRGGAGGHNGIRSLLSGLETDEFSRLKIGIDRPPTGVEVVDYVLTPFSSAECSELPKIFERTADALETLARDGVEQAMNQFHTRRNPGDIA
- a CDS encoding ribose-phosphate pyrophosphokinase — its product is MSKVLKLFTGNSNTALAKEISTYVGQELSDATVTTFSDGEIRVRIEENVRGADVFLIQSCCAPVNTSIMELLIMLDAVKRSSASRITAVIPYYGYGRQDRKDQPRVPISAKLMADLLTVAGAQRILTMDLHAGPIQGFFNIPVDHLYATPVLLEHFSKECYEDVVVVSPDAGGVERARAFAKRLDAALAIIDKRREAANQAEVMNIIGEVKGKHVLLLDDMIDTAGTIVQTAQACIDNGALSAIAGCTHAVLSGPALERLQNSSLREIIVTNTIPLDGRDQQCSKLRALSVAPLLGEAILRIHHEESVTSLFV
- a CDS encoding type II secretion system F family protein encodes the protein MAVFVYTGKTLRGQVLQGEVAADTEKLAVSLLRKRHILVTRIEEKCNGLLNGGNWLKTLRAPRVKSQELLAFTQQLATMLKAGIPLLECLSMLEHHSESSALRPILAGVRQEIERGVGFAEALKKHPSVFNEFYVNMIEVGEATGLMDSILNRLGTYIERQATMKGKVLSALAYPATLLGVAILVFLFMLIWVVPLFDQMFAELGDALPWLTQFVLDVSVWMQSYAHIIGTVVLSLIIVGVRLGHTSQGKHVIDQLLFNFPLVQRVVRASTVVQFTRTLGMLLNSGVSILDGLLISGKVSGNRIVEEAIKEVRLRIREGETIAKPLARSHVFPPMVTQMIHVGETTGALDTLLEQIANFYEQELNRTVAIFTSMLEPAVILFIGLGIGVLVVAMYLPLFTMGSLI
- a CDS encoding type IV pilus twitching motility protein PilT, with product MRTLQEFCQSVTERSGSDLHLTVGSCPRIRQDGRLQLLSDVPLSREEIQCMVEELLTPQQQLELSAVKELDCSMTLEHIGRFRCHVYQQQGAIALALRVIPRQPPSFEELALPPVLAELIDRPQGLVLVVGPTGSGKSTTLSAMIDEINSRRAAHIVTIEDPIEFSYVPKKALITQREIGEDARDFSSALKGVLRQDPDVVCLGELRDFDTIHSALTIAETGHLTLATVHTNSAVQTINRLIAAHPPHQHDEVRAQLSMVLAGIISQRLVPNAGGKGRVLAVEVMIPTPAIRNLIREDKIHQIYSIMQTGQAKHGMQTMNQALADLCRQGLITSQVAIASTPQPEELMRILDRNRGERGATRLTHVRLR
- the tadA gene encoding Flp pilus assembly complex ATPase component TadA encodes the protein MGQRLLEARLISEEQVRAALQVQEVSGSRLGSILVEMGAVSESTLLQFLSQQYGVSTIDLSTCQVDAELLRFIPVEIAKKYTVIPVRKTESRLILAMVDPSNTSVLDEIKFLVGVHVVPVVAMESDILSAIHRLYQQDTGPHERRRAVREQRSSQVASASTSERQTQSGKGYVRVSENPSFSFPELQACLEEVTSSLPVGEEAERGSDGGEDRAPVVHLVNRLIEQARQSEASDVHIEPYVDFVRVRFRLDGVLRTVMHLPKSVQRAIVARIKIMSRLNIAEQRLPQDGRMRAKSEGIRDCDIRVSILPCVYGEKVVLRILDRSCLNLDLTQLGFDAAGLSKVMTTLEVPHGMVLVTGPTGSGKTTTLYSALQFLNSPGVNIVTVEDPVEYQIPGINQLQTKDDIGLSFAAGLRSFLRQDPDVIMVGEIRDRETASIAVQAALTGHRVFSTLHTTDAIRAVTRLLDMGIEPFLVSSALSLVIAQRLIRKICEECREPDSISIHQLTTLGFSREAAVEVTPMRGAGCPQCQGTGFKGRIPLFEILSFSDELHDKILQRAPVYEIKACARRSSFNSLRASGLQKIKLGVTTVDEVLAVTSADE
- the rpsF gene encoding 30S ribosomal protein S6, which produces MKIYESVCILSPSLPDDDVSKLIEKISETIVRAEASVLHVINEGKKKLAYDVQHERRGTYLIIQFQGKGNAVNELERFHRMEDGIMKFLTVEIQPELLKSAGEKVEKAEVGAGSADGRVQ
- a CDS encoding DUF177 domain-containing protein; amino-acid sequence: MMAKKHLAPTPNSLKFRVQDVPEDGFHLSCDVTQEDLELTADEGRILDALHVDCDVQKGTDGIGVKGTLSGTMIRQCVRCLSEYEDQIVLPCVGIFQDASIASEPNVDVNALDEELVDIGLEHLDDVYTYRDHHITLCEMLREQCILNTPIQKICQPECRGLCERCGINRNHASCTCDEVVQFSPMMTALRQFKETL
- the plsX gene encoding phosphate acyltransferase PlsX, with the protein product MKIALDAMGGDHGLAPLVDGAIQAAKELGDQIILVGDQEKIHAHLDTIKGRKSSLEVCHASQAVGMHELPASIARKKRDSSIWVATNLVKMGEAQAVVSAGNTGATMVSAVFLLSKIPGVERPAIAASLPTRQGNAVMLDVGATVDCTAEQLYQFGIMGNEYGKYVLDLEKPRVGILSIGEEDTKGNEVTKEAFRLLKNSPINFIGNIEGRDVYSGNADVIVCDGFLGNVALKISEGLADAIKKMLMKEIAQSRLGRMTYLFIAGPLLRLRRRTDYAEFGGAPLLGVNGISMICHGRSSAKAIKNAICRAHKLADGGFVEQLRADIAEGLKVSTPENSPIAQS
- the rpmF gene encoding 50S ribosomal protein L32 codes for the protein MANPKHKISRARRDKRRGQIKLTPPNLSLCPQCHEPKLPHTTCLNCGTYKGMAIIAVEEG
- the rpsR gene encoding 30S ribosomal protein S18, with translation MERGRLFQRRRLCRFCHDSTPLDYKDVGLLRNFLTERGRIIPRRTSGNCLRHQRRLTVAIKRARQIALLSFAEER
- a CDS encoding 50S ribosomal protein L25, whose product is MKFEVTVERREKFGKGPARELRRNGKIPAVLYGGGTSLLISMDPKDARHVILSQAGHTGLITVHLTGDGKPEQRVAVMQDYQIDPVAGTLLHVDLFEVSMDKPLRVKVPVTTVGATPIGVKEGGVLQNVLRELHIECLPAQLPDHIEVDAENLQIGEAVYVKDLVVPEGVKVMDDVELMVTHVVTKMSEAKLEALLARETAEAASTDPKAADKGEATAAGDGKGESKGKEDKK
- a CDS encoding single-stranded DNA-binding protein produces the protein MVGFNKVILIGNLTRNPELRYTPSGTPVVNFPLAVNRRYRQADEPKEEVCYIDVVVFGRQAEHCGQYLSKGDGAIVDGRLQQRRWETEDGQKRSKHEIVAQNVTFLPKRSPQQGVGETDPGEDHHSYESEYYS
- the ispE gene encoding 4-(cytidine 5'-diphospho)-2-C-methyl-D-erythritol kinase; this translates as MTASALDEVRVSAPAKLNLILKILGRLPNGYHELWSIMHTVDFFDYLTIQRNPSSTSIRLTCQLDSLSVGEDNLVYRAAARVLEKAHLVIGVDIHLEKHIPMGAGLGGGSSDAAATILGLVQLLGLGWSRQEMANVGGEIGSDVPFFFYAPQACIRGWGEIVEPVTMTGNRWVLLVNPGFPIETGWAYQRVAESRTRVPSLPPELQQVQQEQTLDFGELMPLMKNDFETALFPAIPRLAEIKQQLYDLGADVALLSGSGSTLFGLFADQAGALRAGKTLEENPQITVYCVKTSSVGLAIM